The sequence GTTTTATGTTGGTTGCTATATCAGATGGTAGGAGCGGTGATTATGATACATTTCCGTGATCGTGGATTTGTCGGTGAATGAATTTATTATTTAATTACTTACGGCCCTTACTGTCTGCATGAAGTTTTGATTTCATCAACTTTCAAGCTCTTGAATTTGTGATGAGGCGGCGGAAATCGAATATGGCTATATTCGTGGGCATGATATCATCAGGCAGAAATTTGAGCAGCGTTGGGCGGATCGTGCAGAGTCCGTTGCTGACGTCTTAAATTTCCTCAATGAGATCCGCAAGGACCCCATGCTACTGAAAGCCTTGGCTTGCTATATGGCAGATGAGTTGCTCGCGAGATATGGTGGCCCAGATGGCTCTATCAATATGGCCGAGGATGTCATGCTGGCCGCAGTGGAGGCCATATTAACAGCAGGTATGAGCAAGGCGGGCAGCTTGGCGAAGCTGATGCCTAAGCTCAAGGTGCTCAGGGAGGCAATTGCTGATGGAAGAAATGCTAGAAAGCTTTCTAAAGCGATGGATGGTCTTGACCTTCTTGATGCAGACCTTGGATCAAACGCTATTGAACGCTCAATTAATGACATCTTCATTAATCCTGAGCGAGTATGGAATAAAAAACCAATTCAAAGGGGAATTGATATCGAGGATTCTTTAGCTACTACAGACTATAAGGATTGGTTCAGAGCAGGGCAATTAGATGATGGTATGTTTCCGCTTGTGGATTTTCAATTGGGGGATAATCTAGTTTCGTTAAAGAGTATAGATACGAATGGCAGTACGTGGACGGGTAGAATGGAGAAGCATATAAACGACTTAGCCTTGGGCCATGAGGTAAATGACGCGCCTGCCAACATGATATTGGATATTAGAGTGCAACCAGGTGGCGCTAGCGATGCCGCTTCACTTATTGAATACGGTGCTGAACGTGGTGTTGATGTAATGGTCTCTGAATTTAAATAGCATGAATAAATTGGTGTTGGTTTTCAGTTATACTAGTGTGGATGTCACTAAATTGTGGGATGCCCTGTATCCACTATTGTCCTCATCCATAAACGATGATCAAGTTGTTGATGTTTTTGGTGAGGAGATGAAGTTCATGGATATTGAGCGAAATCTAAGCGAAGAATCGTTCAGCCTTAAGAGTGAGAATTTATCTATAAACTACACTAGAGTCGGGCGATATAAGCATGACGCTGTTCGTCTCAAAACTAGCTTGTTGATAGATTGGGGTGAATTGGTGAGAGATCTATCAGATGTAGGAATATTTACTCAGGGATATCTAGTGGATGCTGAGTATGATTTCTGGCAGAATGCCGTGGATACTTTACAGTACGAAGTTGCTGGTAAAGATTTCAGCCATTTGCCAATGGTTTCAAACGGTCTGCCTAAGCCATTATCTAGAAACATTATTGATATCAGTGAAAATCCAGGAAGGAGAGTGCTTAAGAATGGTTATATAGAGGCGATTGGGAGCCCTATGTGGTTTACTGATGAATTTTGGAGGCTAACTGGATCTCAAATGTCTAAAGTTTGTAGTGTTGCTGGGGTGAGATGTGTTGTTGAAGATGGTATTACAGTGGTTAGTATGCTAGATGGAAGGGTTGATGAGGCCTCTAATGAAAGTACGCTGAAAAATCTTCGTTGCGCTCTATACCCCTAGCCTCCTGCTGCCTTGAAACACTCGACGTCGAGTATGATAGTTAACAAAAAAGAGCGACCAGCTTTCGCGGGTCGCTCTTTTGAAAGGAATGTTCTAACTGATTAGACGACGGTGAGGCTCTTGGCGGCTTCGACGTCGAGTTCGACGACGGTCCATGGGAGGCCGTATTGGTTGAGGTCGTCCATGAATGGATCCGGGTCGTTCTGTTCCATGTTCCAGACGCCTGCTTCGGTGGTCCACTTGCCTTCGAGCATGAGCTTGGCGCCGATCATGGCAGGTACGCCGGTGGTGTAGGAGACACCCTGGGAGCCGACTTCGGCGAAGCACTCTTCGTGGTCGCAGATGTTGTAGATGTAGAGAGCTTTCTCCTGGCCGTCCTTGATACCGCGGATGATGGTGCCGATGCAGGTGCGGCCTGTGGTGGTCTTGCCTAGGTCGCCTGGGTCCGGAAGGACAGCTTTGAGGAACTGCAGTGGGATGATCTTCTGGCCGTTGTACTCGACTTCGTCGATACGGGTCATGCCGACGGACTGGAGGACATCGAGGTGCTTGATATAGTTGTCTGAGAAGGACATCCAGAACTGAGCGCGCTTGATGGTCGGGATGTGCTTGGTGAGGGACTCCATTTCCTCATGGTACATGCGGTAGATGGAGTAGGTGCCCACACCTTCAGGGCAGGTAAACTTCTGGGACTTTGACATGGCCTCAGTCTCCTGGAAGGCACCGTCTTCCCAGTGGCGGCATGGTGCGGTGACCTCGCGGATGTTGATCTCCGGGTTGAAATTGGTGGCGAAGGACTGGCCGTGGTCGCCGCCGTTGACGTCGACGATGTCGAGGTAGTGGATTTCGTCGAAGTGGTGCTTGAGTGCCCAAGCGGTGAAGACATTGGTCACGCCCGGGTCGAAACCGGAGCCGAGCAGGGCCTTGAGGCCAGC is a genomic window of Rubritalea squalenifaciens DSM 18772 containing:
- a CDS encoding saccharopine dehydrogenase family protein; this translates as MSTVLIIGAGGVGSVVAHKCAQLSDIFTDITLASRTVSKCDAIAASVKERTGVNIKTAAIDADNVAATVALIKEVNPSLLINVALPYQDLPLMDACLEAGIHYLDTANYEPPEEAKFEYHWQWAYQERFEKAGLKALLGSGFDPGVTNVFTAWALKHHFDEIHYLDIVDVNGGDHGQSFATNFNPEINIREVTAPCRHWEDGAFQETEAMSKSQKFTCPEGVGTYSIYRMYHEEMESLTKHIPTIKRAQFWMSFSDNYIKHLDVLQSVGMTRIDEVEYNGQKIIPLQFLKAVLPDPGDLGKTTTGRTCIGTIIRGIKDGQEKALYIYNICDHEECFAEVGSQGVSYTTGVPAMIGAKLMLEGKWTTEAGVWNMEQNDPDPFMDDLNQYGLPWTVVELDVEAAKSLTVV